Proteins from one Listeria weihenstephanensis genomic window:
- the ureG gene encoding urease accessory protein UreG produces the protein MADTIKIGVGGPVGAGKTFLVDQLTRVLKDEISMAVVTNDIYTKEDAKYLVENGVLEKDRIIGVETGGCPHTAIREDISMNVSAINELEHLHPDVELIFVESGGDNLAATFSPELVDLSIYIIDVAQGEKIPRKGGQGMIKSDLFIINKIDLAPYVHANLDVMASDTKKFRGETKPTIFTNLQDGTGLADVVAWIRKYAFLDAV, from the coding sequence ATGGCAGATACAATAAAAATTGGCGTTGGCGGACCTGTTGGGGCTGGAAAAACGTTTCTTGTAGATCAGTTAACGCGTGTTTTGAAAGATGAAATAAGTATGGCGGTCGTGACGAACGATATTTATACGAAGGAAGATGCGAAATATTTGGTCGAAAACGGCGTGCTTGAGAAAGATCGAATTATTGGTGTAGAGACTGGAGGATGCCCACATACTGCGATTCGTGAAGATATTTCGATGAATGTTTCGGCAATCAATGAACTAGAACATTTGCATCCTGATGTGGAGCTTATTTTTGTGGAAAGTGGTGGCGATAACCTGGCGGCGACCTTCAGCCCAGAACTTGTTGATTTATCGATTTATATTATTGATGTAGCGCAAGGCGAGAAAATTCCGCGTAAAGGCGGCCAAGGCATGATTAAATCGGATTTATTTATTATTAATAAAATTGATTTGGCGCCATATGTTCATGCCAATTTGGACGTCATGGCTTCTGATACGAAAAAATTCCGTGGGGAAACAAAGCCGACTATTTTCACGAATTTACAAGATGGCACGGGACTTGCTGATGTTGTGGCTTGGATTCGGAAATATGCGTTTTTGGACGCGGTTTAA
- a CDS encoding urease accessory protein UreF, with product MMNKTLTFFQLCDSNFPTGAFSHSFGFETYMNEEAIHDASSFGVWLKIFLQEQLVYSEGLSARLIYEALENGDPDEIIYRSQALTAQILPREVRVANQKMGERFLVLGQDLFEIKELDMYHQAVVNKEVDAHPVVVLTVIGHHLGLGKQETIEAFLYSTIATMVQNAVRGVPIGQTAGQKLLLAFQAEINEAYLQIERLSEGDFGSTPPGLEIAQMRHELLFARNFMS from the coding sequence ATGATGAATAAAACGCTGACTTTTTTCCAATTGTGCGATTCTAATTTTCCGACGGGCGCTTTTAGTCACTCGTTTGGTTTTGAGACATATATGAACGAAGAGGCGATTCACGATGCTTCTTCGTTTGGTGTCTGGTTGAAGATTTTTTTGCAGGAGCAGCTAGTGTACTCAGAAGGGTTATCGGCGCGTTTGATTTATGAGGCGCTTGAGAATGGCGATCCAGATGAAATTATATATCGTTCGCAAGCGTTGACGGCGCAAATTTTGCCACGAGAAGTACGGGTTGCGAATCAAAAAATGGGCGAGCGGTTTCTTGTTTTAGGGCAAGACTTGTTTGAAATCAAGGAACTCGATATGTATCATCAAGCTGTTGTGAATAAAGAGGTTGACGCGCATCCAGTGGTGGTTTTGACGGTGATTGGGCATCATTTAGGATTGGGCAAACAAGAAACGATCGAGGCATTTCTTTATTCGACAATCGCAACAATGGTGCAAAATGCGGTCCGCGGTGTTCCGATTGGACAAACCGCGGGACAAAAATTATTACTTGCTTTTCAGGCCGAAATTAATGAGGCTTATTTACAAATTGAACGGTTGTCAGAAGGCGATTTTGGCTCGACACCGCCAGGACTTGAGATTGCCCAAATGCGGCACGAACTGCTATTTGCGCGGAATTTCATGTCGTAG
- a CDS encoding urease accessory protein UreE translates to MIVEQVVGNIEDLTEEELGKYHVERVFIENESLAKRMHLVKTDHGNEIRIRLAQGKHLHVGDILQQEAGNMVVVDVLSEDVLTISPRSIHEMGEIAHALGNRHLPAQFIEDTMVVQFDYLVENLLKEAGIPFEREKRYLKEAFRHIGHSHDE, encoded by the coding sequence ATGATTGTAGAACAAGTGGTTGGAAATATAGAAGATTTAACAGAAGAAGAGCTTGGAAAGTATCATGTGGAGCGTGTTTTCATCGAAAATGAGTCGCTTGCAAAACGGATGCACCTTGTGAAAACGGATCACGGCAATGAAATTCGAATTCGTTTGGCGCAAGGAAAGCATTTACACGTCGGCGATATTTTGCAACAAGAAGCGGGGAATATGGTTGTGGTCGATGTTTTATCGGAGGATGTATTGACGATTTCGCCACGCTCGATTCACGAGATGGGCGAGATTGCGCATGCACTCGGAAATCGGCATTTACCCGCCCAATTTATCGAGGACACGATGGTTGTTCAATTCGATTATTTGGTGGAGAACTTGTTGAAAGAAGCTGGGATTCCTTTCGAGCGAGAAAAGCGGTATTTAAAAGAAGCATTCCGCCATATTGGGCATAGTCATGATGAATAA
- the ureC gene encoding urease subunit alpha yields MSLNIPRKQYTDLYGPTVGDVVRLADTDLLIEIEKDYTSYGDEVVFGGGKVIREGMGMHPTAVRDDGVPDLVITNATVIDYTGIFKADISVKDGKIAAIGKAGNPLVMDNVTIPIGASTEIIAGENKILTAGGIDTHIHFISPQQIEVAVNSGVTTLIGGGTGPAEGTNATTVTPGAWNLERMLQAADGLPVNIGLLGKGHAASNEPLAEQIEAGAMGLKIHEDWGATFASIDHSLQVADEYDVQVAIHTDTLNETGFVERTIEAFGDRVIHTYHTEGAGGGHAPDIIRLAGYPNVLPSSTNPTLPFTKNTIDEHLDMLMVCHHLNPDIPEDLAFADSRIREETIAAEDVLQDMGVFSMTSSDSQAMGRIGEVIIRTWQTADKMKAQRGALDGDSAKSDNTRVKRYISKYTINPAITHGIADYVGSIEVGKIADLVLWEPKFFGVKPDKILKNGMISNSVMGDPNGSIPTPQPALYRPMFGSIGTALARSSFTFVSQAAHDKDIRSKYGLQKETLPVKGVRKLTKKDMKWNNETPNIDVNPQTYEVKIDGKLITCEAAEKLPMAQRYFLF; encoded by the coding sequence ATGAGTTTAAATATACCTCGTAAACAATATACAGATTTATATGGACCAACTGTCGGTGATGTTGTGCGGTTGGCGGATACAGATTTACTTATTGAAATTGAAAAAGATTATACCTCATATGGTGATGAAGTCGTTTTTGGTGGCGGGAAAGTGATTCGTGAAGGAATGGGCATGCATCCGACTGCTGTACGTGATGATGGCGTGCCTGATTTAGTTATTACGAACGCAACCGTGATTGATTATACTGGAATTTTTAAAGCAGATATTTCTGTGAAGGATGGCAAAATTGCGGCGATTGGTAAGGCTGGAAATCCGCTTGTAATGGATAATGTAACGATTCCAATCGGTGCTTCTACGGAAATTATTGCTGGTGAAAATAAGATTTTGACGGCTGGTGGGATCGATACGCATATCCATTTTATTTCTCCGCAACAAATTGAAGTGGCTGTGAATAGTGGTGTTACAACGTTAATTGGCGGTGGAACGGGGCCTGCAGAAGGCACGAATGCGACGACGGTAACGCCTGGTGCTTGGAACTTGGAACGGATGCTACAAGCGGCGGATGGTTTACCAGTCAACATCGGCTTACTTGGAAAAGGACATGCAGCATCAAATGAACCGCTTGCCGAACAAATTGAAGCAGGCGCGATGGGTCTTAAAATCCATGAAGACTGGGGCGCAACATTCGCCTCGATCGATCATTCCTTGCAAGTAGCCGATGAATACGATGTGCAAGTAGCGATTCATACTGATACGCTCAATGAAACAGGATTTGTAGAACGCACGATTGAAGCATTTGGCGATCGCGTGATTCATACGTACCATACAGAGGGCGCTGGCGGTGGACATGCACCAGATATTATTCGTTTAGCGGGTTACCCGAACGTGTTGCCTTCTTCCACAAACCCAACCTTGCCGTTTACAAAGAATACAATTGATGAGCATTTGGATATGTTAATGGTTTGTCATCATTTAAATCCAGATATTCCAGAAGATCTCGCGTTCGCTGACTCACGGATTCGCGAAGAAACGATTGCGGCGGAAGATGTTTTGCAAGATATGGGCGTTTTCAGTATGACCAGCTCGGATTCCCAAGCGATGGGCCGGATTGGCGAGGTTATCATCCGGACGTGGCAAACAGCGGACAAAATGAAAGCTCAGCGCGGCGCTCTAGACGGTGATTCAGCGAAAAGTGATAACACACGCGTGAAGCGTTACATCTCGAAATATACGATCAATCCAGCGATCACACATGGTATTGCGGATTATGTGGGTTCGATTGAAGTCGGCAAAATTGCTGATTTAGTCTTATGGGAACCGAAATTTTTCGGCGTTAAACCTGATAAAATTTTAAAAAATGGGATGATCTCAAACAGCGTCATGGGTGATCCAAATGGTTCGATCCCAACGCCACAACCAGCGCTTTATCGTCCGATGTTTGGCTCGATTGGTACAGCTTTAGCAAGAAGTTCGTTCACGTTTGTATCACAAGCTGCGCATGATAAAGATATCCGCTCGAAGTATGGCTTACAAAAAGAAACGTTGCCTGTAAAAGGTGTGCGTAAGTTAACGAAAAAAGATATGAAATGGAACAATGAGACACCAAATATCGACGTGAATCCACAAACATATGAGGTTAAAATCGATGGCAAATTGATCACGTGCGAAGCGGCGGAAAAACTTCCAATGGCACAACGATACTTTTTATTCTGA
- a CDS encoding urease subunit beta yields MKPGELILEDGPIACNVGRDTVEVEVTNTGDRPVQIGSHYHFFEINSELAFDRDKAFGYRLNIPAGTAVRFEPQDKKTVELVALAGERKVYGLNNKTNGSLD; encoded by the coding sequence ATGAAACCAGGAGAACTTATTTTAGAGGACGGCCCGATTGCGTGTAATGTTGGGCGCGATACAGTGGAAGTAGAAGTGACGAATACGGGAGATAGACCGGTGCAGATCGGCTCACATTATCATTTTTTTGAAATTAATAGCGAGCTTGCTTTTGATCGTGATAAAGCGTTTGGCTATCGTTTAAATATACCTGCGGGGACGGCGGTTCGTTTTGAGCCTCAGGATAAAAAGACAGTAGAACTTGTAGCGCTTGCTGGAGAACGTAAAGTGTACGGCCTAAACAATAAAACAAATGGATCACTAGACTAA
- a CDS encoding urease subunit gamma — translation MNLTAKEQEKLLIVVAADLARRRRDRGLKLNYPESIALITYEVLEGARDGKTVAEMMQYGATILTVDDVMDGIADMISDIQVEATFPDGTKLVTVHNPIR, via the coding sequence ATGAATTTAACAGCCAAGGAACAAGAAAAATTATTAATTGTCGTCGCTGCGGATTTGGCGAGAAGAAGGCGAGACCGTGGGCTGAAACTGAATTATCCTGAATCAATTGCGCTAATAACGTATGAAGTTTTGGAGGGCGCTCGTGACGGGAAAACGGTTGCCGAAATGATGCAGTATGGCGCTACAATTTTAACGGTGGATGACGTGATGGATGGCATCGCGGACATGATTAGTGATATTCAGGTGGAGGCGACATTCCCAGATGGGACGAAGCTTGTAACCGTGCATAATCCGATCCGATAA
- a CDS encoding helix-turn-helix transcriptional regulator, whose product MKIDRLLEILILLMHRKNIQAKELASYFGVSTRTIYRDVETLSVAGLPVEMTRGRTGGISLMQGFTLSRIPVTAKEKDVLQLALQNLSTTKFPEVETLMQKFQALWDATIEREWIVIDPAEYGAPPERNEIFAVMKECILENRQLMFTYYNSNREETRREVAPLKLWYRGSAWYLWGYCYLRQDYRLFHVHRMLDLEILDYFQPIYEEAAFIQFRENAVTPAPKIAVHLRFDPSVYYRLMAIFPAEILVSLSGSIELKTEIPKTDWLYSFLLSFGADMEVISPDNLRTEIKQQLQTALNLYE is encoded by the coding sequence GTGAAAATTGATCGTTTGTTAGAGATTCTGATTTTATTAATGCATCGGAAAAATATCCAAGCAAAGGAGCTAGCGAGTTATTTTGGTGTTTCCACGCGCACGATTTACCGAGATGTGGAAACGCTCTCTGTTGCAGGATTACCGGTCGAAATGACACGCGGGCGAACGGGTGGGATTAGCTTGATGCAAGGCTTTACGCTTTCGAGGATTCCCGTCACAGCGAAGGAAAAAGATGTGTTGCAATTGGCACTTCAAAACCTTTCCACGACTAAATTTCCAGAAGTCGAGACGTTGATGCAGAAGTTTCAAGCGTTGTGGGATGCTACGATCGAAAGGGAGTGGATTGTGATTGATCCTGCGGAATATGGTGCTCCGCCTGAACGGAATGAAATTTTTGCAGTGATGAAGGAATGTATTTTAGAAAATCGTCAATTGATGTTTACCTATTATAATAGTAATCGTGAGGAAACGCGCAGGGAAGTGGCGCCGCTCAAGCTTTGGTATCGGGGGAGTGCTTGGTATTTGTGGGGTTATTGTTATTTGCGGCAAGATTATCGATTATTCCATGTTCACCGGATGCTGGATTTGGAGATATTGGACTATTTTCAGCCGATTTATGAGGAAGCAGCCTTTATACAATTTCGGGAAAATGCAGTGACGCCTGCGCCAAAAATCGCTGTCCATCTTCGTTTTGATCCATCTGTTTATTACCGACTGATGGCTATTTTTCCAGCAGAAATTCTGGTGAGCCTGTCTGGTAGTATTGAGTTGAAAACAGAGATTCCAAAGACGGATTGGCTCTATTCATTTTTATTGTCGTTTGGTGCAGATATGGAAGTTATTAGTCCAGATAATTTGCGCACAGAAATAAAGCAACAACTTCAAACGGCTCTGAATTTATATGAATGA
- a CDS encoding GyrI-like domain-containing protein, producing the protein MKNKDIFLISETRTNNFTDPDVAVKIGGLWGQAQKYQQEGAIFYGIYADYESDYKGDYTVSVASSICPFKEAKTISIPEQKYHAFPVEKDVFATWQEIWKTELDRSYLFDYEEYSADGSIRIYIGLNT; encoded by the coding sequence ATGAAGAACAAGGACATATTTTTAATTAGCGAAACGCGCACAAACAACTTTACAGATCCCGACGTAGCGGTGAAAATAGGCGGTTTATGGGGACAAGCACAGAAATATCAACAGGAAGGGGCTATTTTTTACGGGATTTACGCAGATTATGAAAGTGATTATAAAGGCGACTATACGGTGAGCGTTGCGAGTAGTATTTGTCCTTTTAAAGAAGCGAAAACAATATCCATCCCTGAGCAGAAATATCACGCTTTTCCTGTTGAAAAAGATGTTTTCGCGACATGGCAGGAAATTTGGAAGACAGAGTTAGATCGGAGTTACCTATTTGATTACGAAGAATATTCGGCGGACGGCTCCATTCGGATTTATATTGGCCTGAACACGTAA
- a CDS encoding DHH family phosphoesterase, whose protein sequence is MKRAILDVMKKYETIIIHRHVRPDPDAYGSQMGLAAILKGNFPDKKVYCVGEGEPSLDFLGEVDRIEDSVYDGALVVVCDTANTERIDDARYTLGAELVKIDHHPNEDVYGDYVWVDTEASSCSEMIAAFVEEFPKELAMNEAAARLLYAGIVGDTGRFLFPNTTPKTLRYAADLVAFPFDRTEIFTKMYETPLNAVKLSGYILQNFQMSENGAAHIYINRALLEKFDVTPRDAAQLVNRIDSVIGIKAWILFIEDGDIIRARVRSKKPVINGLAKEYRGGGHPLAAGATLESEAEIPEMVAKLEALCD, encoded by the coding sequence ATGAAACGAGCAATTTTAGATGTGATGAAGAAATATGAAACGATTATTATTCACCGACATGTGCGGCCTGATCCGGATGCGTATGGTTCGCAAATGGGATTAGCCGCGATTTTGAAAGGTAATTTTCCTGATAAGAAGGTTTATTGTGTTGGGGAAGGCGAGCCGTCGCTTGATTTCCTCGGCGAAGTGGACAGGATCGAGGATTCGGTTTATGATGGTGCGCTTGTCGTTGTTTGTGATACGGCGAATACGGAGCGAATTGATGATGCGCGTTATACGCTTGGCGCGGAGCTGGTGAAGATTGACCATCATCCGAACGAGGACGTTTATGGCGATTATGTTTGGGTGGATACGGAAGCTTCGTCTTGTAGCGAGATGATTGCGGCGTTCGTGGAGGAGTTTCCTAAGGAACTTGCGATGAATGAGGCGGCTGCACGGTTATTGTACGCTGGTATTGTCGGTGATACGGGACGGTTCTTGTTCCCAAATACGACGCCAAAAACGTTACGTTATGCGGCAGATTTAGTTGCTTTCCCGTTTGACCGCACGGAAATATTCACAAAAATGTATGAAACACCACTAAATGCGGTTAAATTGTCAGGCTATATTTTGCAAAACTTCCAGATGTCGGAAAATGGCGCGGCACATATTTATATTAACCGTGCGTTGTTGGAAAAATTCGATGTCACGCCACGCGATGCGGCACAGTTGGTGAATCGGATTGATAGTGTGATAGGAATTAAAGCGTGGATTTTATTTATCGAAGACGGTGATATTATCCGAGCACGCGTACGTTCTAAAAAGCCTGTCATCAATGGCTTAGCAAAAGAATATCGTGGCGGTGGTCATCCGCTCGCAGCTGGTGCGACGCTTGAATCAGAAGCAGAGATTCCAGAAATGGTCGCGAAATTAGAAGCATTATGTGATTAA
- the ytoI gene encoding CBS-HotDog domain-containing transcription factor YtoI, whose amino-acid sequence MATKHEQILKYIEELAVGEKISVRKIAKNLHVSEGTAYRAIKDAEIVGFVSTIKRVGTIRIERKQKDSIEKLTYAEIVNMIDGQVLGGRAGLHKSLNKFVIGAMTVEAMERYTDAGNLVIVGNRVDAQELALERGAAVLITGGFDTVDSVKKLADAKELPILSTTYDTFTVGTMINRAIFDQLIKKEVVFVEDILTPLEKTAYLSTSDRVEDWYKKETATGHSRFPVVNKAMRLSGMITSKDVIDKNLSISIERVMTKNPLTVGPKMSVASVSHMMIWEGIEVIPVVKDDLTLIGIVSRQDILKSLQMIQRQPQIGETIDDTITNQLMEKQTDDTELDFQFTVTPQMTNNIGTLSYGVFTQIVCDVVQQKLFSLKKRNVALENISIYFLKPVQMDATIMIKPRILEMGRKAGKIDVELFLEGILVGKAIVACQMMER is encoded by the coding sequence TTGGCGACAAAGCATGAGCAGATTTTGAAATATATTGAAGAGCTTGCGGTAGGGGAAAAAATTTCGGTTCGGAAAATCGCGAAAAATTTGCATGTAAGTGAAGGAACGGCTTACCGAGCGATCAAGGACGCGGAAATTGTTGGCTTTGTTAGTACGATTAAGCGTGTGGGAACGATTCGGATTGAGCGGAAGCAAAAGGATAGTATCGAGAAGTTAACGTATGCGGAGATTGTGAATATGATCGATGGACAAGTGCTTGGTGGCCGCGCTGGACTACATAAATCGCTGAATAAGTTTGTGATTGGAGCGATGACGGTTGAGGCGATGGAGCGCTATACGGATGCGGGAAACTTGGTGATTGTTGGGAATCGGGTTGATGCGCAGGAATTGGCGCTAGAACGTGGAGCGGCAGTTTTGATTACGGGTGGTTTTGATACGGTGGACTCTGTGAAGAAGTTAGCTGATGCGAAGGAACTGCCAATTTTATCGACGACGTATGACACGTTTACGGTTGGGACGATGATTAACCGCGCGATTTTTGATCAGTTAATTAAGAAGGAAGTCGTGTTCGTGGAGGACATTTTGACACCGCTTGAAAAAACGGCTTATTTGAGCACTTCGGATCGGGTGGAAGACTGGTACAAGAAGGAAACTGCGACGGGACATAGTCGTTTTCCAGTGGTGAACAAGGCGATGCGTTTGTCAGGGATGATTACAAGTAAAGACGTGATTGACAAAAATTTATCGATCTCGATTGAGCGGGTGATGACGAAAAATCCGCTGACAGTTGGTCCGAAAATGAGCGTGGCGTCCGTATCGCATATGATGATTTGGGAAGGTATCGAGGTTATTCCAGTTGTGAAGGATGACTTGACGTTGATTGGAATTGTGAGTCGGCAAGATATTTTGAAATCGCTGCAAATGATTCAGCGTCAGCCTCAGATTGGGGAGACAATTGACGATACGATTACGAACCAGTTGATGGAGAAACAGACGGATGATACGGAGCTCGATTTCCAGTTTACGGTGACGCCGCAGATGACGAACAATATTGGGACGCTTTCTTATGGTGTGTTTACGCAGATCGTGTGTGATGTGGTGCAACAAAAACTGTTTTCTTTGAAGAAGCGGAATGTGGCGCTGGAGAATATCTCGATTTACTTTTTGAAACCGGTTCAAATGGATGCGACGATCATGATTAAACCGCGGATTCTCGAGATGGGACGTAAAGCCGGGAAAATTGATGTGGAGTTATTTTTGGAAGGTATTTTAGTCGGTAAAGCAATTGTTGCTTGCCAAATGATGGAACGTTAA
- a CDS encoding metal-dependent hydrolase — translation MKISFHGQSCIKVVTEDVTILVDPFISGNPQCDLVVSEEKPDYIIVTHGHDDHVGDTVTIAQNSGATVITNADLATFLGMEGVENIAAMHIGGKRKFDFGVVKLTQAFHGSATVRDGKIINLGLPTGFVLTIDGKSIYHAGDTGLFSDMKLIGQLNELDVAFLPIGDNFTMGPEDAAIAAEFLQAKVVVPMHYNTFPLIAQDPHAFVASLNTELRGKVLDIGVSMTI, via the coding sequence ATGAAAATTTCATTTCATGGGCAATCATGTATTAAAGTAGTAACGGAGGATGTGACGATTCTTGTCGATCCGTTTATTTCGGGGAATCCTCAGTGTGATCTAGTTGTGAGCGAGGAGAAACCGGATTATATTATCGTCACGCACGGTCATGATGATCATGTTGGGGACACGGTGACGATTGCGCAGAATTCGGGCGCGACGGTGATTACGAATGCTGATTTGGCAACGTTTCTTGGCATGGAAGGCGTAGAAAATATCGCGGCGATGCATATTGGTGGAAAGCGCAAATTTGATTTCGGTGTCGTGAAGTTGACGCAGGCATTTCATGGTTCTGCAACGGTTCGTGATGGTAAAATTATTAATTTAGGTTTGCCAACGGGATTTGTATTGACGATTGACGGAAAGTCGATTTATCACGCGGGAGACACAGGATTGTTCTCGGATATGAAATTGATTGGGCAGTTGAACGAGCTTGACGTGGCGTTTTTACCGATTGGGGATAATTTCACGATGGGGCCAGAGGATGCGGCGATTGCGGCGGAGTTTTTGCAGGCGAAGGTAGTTGTGCCAATGCATTATAATACATTCCCATTGATTGCGCAGGACCCGCACGCGTTTGTTGCGAGTCTAAATACGGAATTGCGTGGGAAAGTGCTGGATATTGGCGTGTCGATGACAATTTAG
- a CDS encoding M24 family metallopeptidase, producing MEKNIDVLQNWLKEQNAEVAFITDPENIAYFTGYHSDPHERVLGLAVFTEAEPFLFTPGLEVEDVKNSDWSHDAYGYSDIENPWEIIVTEITKRVPTVKKFAIEKSHMSVDRFEILSKYLTDANFISIEEKIQMIRLIKTPEELKILKEAALLADYAVQVGVDEIAEGKTEAEIVAKIEYEMKKKGVSAMSFSTMVLTGTNGALPHGTPGDTKIKKGDLVLFDLGVVHKGYCSDITRTVAYGEINAEQEKIYNTVLKAQLAAIEKVKAGVPAKEVDLTARNIIKEAGYGDYFPHRLGHGLGASVHEFPSITETNEMALQENMVFTIEPGIYVPGVAGVRIEDDIVVTKDGYEILTEFPKELTYVK from the coding sequence ATGGAAAAAAATATTGATGTTTTGCAAAACTGGCTAAAAGAACAAAATGCTGAGGTCGCGTTCATCACCGACCCTGAAAACATTGCCTATTTCACCGGCTACCACAGCGATCCACACGAACGCGTTCTAGGCCTGGCGGTATTTACCGAAGCTGAACCGTTCCTTTTCACACCAGGATTAGAAGTAGAAGACGTAAAAAATAGCGACTGGTCACATGATGCATACGGTTACAGCGACATTGAAAATCCATGGGAAATCATTGTCACAGAAATTACCAAACGCGTGCCAACCGTGAAAAAATTCGCAATTGAAAAATCACATATGAGCGTTGACCGCTTCGAAATTTTATCCAAGTACCTAACCGATGCGAACTTCATCTCGATCGAAGAAAAAATCCAGATGATCCGCCTCATCAAAACACCCGAAGAACTCAAAATTTTAAAAGAAGCCGCGCTACTGGCTGATTACGCCGTCCAAGTTGGCGTTGACGAAATCGCAGAAGGCAAAACCGAAGCTGAAATCGTTGCTAAAATCGAATACGAAATGAAGAAAAAAGGCGTGTCCGCGATGTCCTTCTCAACGATGGTCCTAACCGGCACAAACGGCGCCCTGCCTCACGGTACACCAGGCGACACCAAAATCAAAAAAGGCGACCTCGTATTATTCGATTTAGGCGTTGTGCATAAAGGCTACTGCTCCGACATCACGCGCACCGTCGCATACGGCGAAATTAACGCCGAACAAGAAAAAATCTATAACACCGTATTAAAAGCACAACTCGCAGCTATCGAAAAAGTAAAAGCTGGCGTTCCCGCGAAAGAAGTCGACCTTACCGCTCGAAACATCATCAAAGAAGCGGGTTATGGCGACTATTTCCCACATCGACTTGGTCACGGTTTAGGCGCAAGCGTTCATGAATTCCCATCCATCACCGAAACAAACGAAATGGCGCTACAAGAAAATATGGTCTTCACCATCGAGCCCGGCATCTACGTTCCAGGCGTTGCAGGCGTGCGTATTGAAGATGATATCGTTGTGACAAAAGACGGTTACGAAATTTTGACGGAGTTTCCGAAAGAATTAACGTATGTAAAATAA
- the fosX gene encoding FosX/FosE/FosI family fosfomycin resistance hydrolase codes for MEGISHMTFIVRDLEKATMFFEQIFDAKEVYSSGEDTFSLSKEKFFLIGDLWIAIMEGESLPSRTYNHIAFKIEDADYMMYLERINALGLEIKEGRARVVGEANSIYFYDFDNHLFELHTGTLIERLREYKKK; via the coding sequence ATGGAAGGAATAAGTCATATGACGTTTATCGTTCGAGATTTGGAGAAGGCGACTATGTTTTTTGAGCAGATCTTTGATGCGAAAGAGGTGTATTCGAGTGGCGAGGACACTTTTTCTTTGTCGAAGGAGAAGTTTTTCTTGATTGGTGATTTATGGATTGCGATTATGGAGGGAGAAAGTTTGCCTAGTAGGACGTATAATCATATTGCTTTTAAAATCGAGGATGCGGATTACATGATGTATTTGGAGCGGATAAATGCGCTTGGTTTGGAGATAAAAGAGGGACGTGCGCGCGTGGTTGGTGAGGCGAATTCGATTTATTTTTATGATTTTGATAATCATTTGTTTGAACTTCATACGGGGACGCTTATAGAGAGGTTGCGGGAATATAAAAAGAAGTAG
- a CDS encoding iron-sulfur cluster biosynthesis family protein — MNLTFTAMAISRLSALRGDHPGKLHLYYRTEGCGCENSGIFTLKLVTETTPEDIEFSSNLGPILIARWTAVFLEEELKIDYDATSNALILKSDGQFYNRNLLLMDADNNYIYTPTKKRAEISN, encoded by the coding sequence ATGAACCTAACATTCACAGCAATGGCTATCTCCCGTCTCTCAGCCCTTCGCGGTGACCATCCTGGCAAACTCCATCTATATTACCGAACAGAAGGCTGCGGCTGTGAAAATAGCGGTATTTTCACGCTCAAATTAGTCACGGAAACAACGCCAGAAGACATCGAGTTCTCATCTAATCTCGGTCCTATCCTAATTGCACGCTGGACGGCAGTTTTTCTGGAAGAGGAGCTAAAAATCGATTATGACGCCACATCCAATGCCCTTATTCTAAAAAGCGACGGCCAATTTTATAATCGCAATCTCCTACTCATGGACGCTGATAACAATTATATCTATACCCCAACAAAAAAACGAGCAGAAATCTCTAACTAA